The following coding sequences are from one Wenzhouxiangella sp. AB-CW3 window:
- a CDS encoding nucleotidyltransferase family protein, protein MNRSRILAILNDSKPYLTKEFGVTDLALFGSHARGSGGEDSDVDIVVDFKGPATSRQYFGVQFYLEDRLGLPVDLVTRKSIREELKPFIERDSIHA, encoded by the coding sequence ATGAATCGCTCACGGATACTCGCGATCCTCAATGACAGCAAACCCTACCTGACCAAAGAGTTCGGAGTGACCGATCTGGCGCTTTTCGGCTCGCACGCGAGAGGTTCTGGTGGCGAAGATAGTGATGTCGACATCGTGGTCGATTTCAAGGGTCCAGCCACCTCCCGCCAATACTTCGGTGTGCAATTCTACCTGGAGGATCGCCTGGGCCTGCCCGTCGACCTGGTCACGCGCAAGTCCATTCGAGAGGAACTGAAACCGTTCATCGAACGAGACAGTATTCATGCCTGA
- a CDS encoding DUF86 domain-containing protein translates to MPDGKSREWRFYIGDMLGFCEAVLRYTEGLSQADFIADNRTYDATLRNLELIGEAACQVPDHIREKHDEIPWRQIIATRNRLIHAYLGIDDDVIWSIIRDDIPELTVNLKAIDQTHDH, encoded by the coding sequence ATGCCTGACGGCAAGTCGCGGGAATGGCGCTTTTACATCGGTGACATGCTCGGATTTTGCGAAGCAGTACTTCGCTATACCGAGGGCCTCTCACAGGCCGACTTCATTGCCGACAACCGAACCTATGATGCCACCCTCAGGAACCTCGAGCTCATCGGGGAAGCAGCCTGTCAGGTTCCGGATCACATACGCGAGAAACACGACGAGATTCCCTGGCGCCAGATCATTGCAACGCGCAATCGCCTCATTCATGCCTATCTCGGTATAGATGACGATGTCATCTGGAGCATCATTCGTGATGACATTCCGGAACTGACAGTCAATCTCAAGGCCATCGATCAAACGCACGACCACTGA
- the rsxB gene encoding electron transport complex subunit RsxB, with amino-acid sequence MLYAIATLGLMTLAAGALLAWLGRRLAPDEDSLAERINQVLPQTQCAQCGYPGCRPYAEAIVSGEADINQCPPGGEAGVRELAELLGTEPKPLDESRGEHKPPMVAVIDEDRCIGCTLCIQACPVDAIVGAARLMHTVIEAECTGCELCIEPCPVDCIDLIERPQPANWPRPQPIPIRVREASHA; translated from the coding sequence ATGCTCTACGCCATCGCCACACTCGGATTGATGACCCTGGCTGCCGGTGCCCTGCTGGCTTGGCTGGGTCGGCGGCTGGCGCCGGATGAAGACAGCCTGGCCGAGCGCATCAACCAGGTGCTGCCACAGACCCAGTGCGCGCAGTGCGGCTATCCCGGCTGCCGGCCCTATGCCGAAGCCATTGTCAGCGGCGAGGCCGACATCAACCAGTGTCCGCCCGGCGGCGAGGCCGGCGTGCGCGAGCTGGCCGAACTGCTCGGCACCGAACCCAAACCACTGGACGAATCGCGCGGTGAGCACAAACCGCCGATGGTCGCGGTCATCGACGAAGACCGCTGCATCGGCTGCACACTGTGCATCCAGGCCTGCCCGGTCGATGCCATCGTCGGCGCGGCACGCCTGATGCATACCGTCATCGAGGCAGAATGCACCGGCTGCGAACTGTGCATCGAACCCTGCCCGGTCGACTGCATCGACCTGATCGAGCGGCCACAGCCGGCCAACTGGCCCCGCCCACAGCCCATTCCCATTCGCGTGCGCGAGGCCTCTCATGCCTGA
- the rsxC gene encoding electron transport complex subunit RsxC codes for MPETLPGDRVFSFPGGLKLKHHKQMACQAPVRQPPLPDRLYVPLGQHQGESGEVIVQKGEQVLKGQPLTASGDDFIVPVHAPTSGTARGVVDYPAAFPPGGTRRCLIIDSDGEDQWGPLRPLDNWQERPTGDIIDHLHAHGLAGMGGAMFPTAAKLRGDWPDLHTVILNGAECEPYIACDEMLMRERPEAIVEGGLLLARAADARRVVIAIEDRMGAVRERLEAACREIDHDDIVRIIQVLTLYPEGGERQLIQTLTGKEVPHSGLPQDLGVVCHNVATAASARDAVIDGRPLIERIVTVTGPGIEAPCNLLALIGTPFSHLIEAAGGYRDKVSRLVLGGPMSGTALARDDIPVSRGSNCLLALTSKEVAPTAPTLPCINCGQCVSVCPASLLPQMLYRHLEAEQYDRATELNLADCIECGCCAQVCPSHIPLVDFFRHGRQELIRRELDERRAALARRRFEAREARLEREKAERAARRKAREEKLKKPDKAQDEIQAAIERAQNKKSKR; via the coding sequence ATGCCTGAAACTCTGCCGGGCGACCGGGTCTTCAGCTTCCCTGGTGGACTGAAGCTCAAGCACCACAAGCAGATGGCCTGCCAGGCACCGGTTCGCCAGCCGCCGCTGCCCGATCGGCTGTACGTGCCGCTGGGCCAGCACCAGGGCGAATCCGGCGAAGTGATCGTCCAGAAAGGTGAACAAGTACTCAAGGGACAGCCGCTGACCGCCAGCGGCGACGATTTCATCGTGCCGGTGCATGCGCCGACCTCCGGAACTGCCCGAGGTGTAGTCGACTACCCGGCTGCCTTTCCACCCGGCGGCACGCGCCGCTGCCTCATTATCGATTCAGACGGCGAAGATCAATGGGGCCCGCTCCGGCCACTGGACAACTGGCAGGAGCGCCCGACCGGCGACATCATCGATCACCTGCATGCACATGGCCTGGCCGGCATGGGCGGGGCCATGTTCCCCACCGCCGCCAAACTGCGCGGCGACTGGCCGGACCTCCACACCGTCATCCTCAACGGTGCGGAATGCGAACCGTACATCGCCTGCGACGAAATGCTGATGCGCGAGCGCCCCGAGGCCATCGTCGAGGGTGGACTCCTGCTCGCCCGGGCCGCCGATGCACGGCGCGTGGTGATTGCCATTGAGGATCGCATGGGCGCGGTCCGCGAGCGGCTGGAGGCCGCATGCCGCGAAATCGATCACGATGACATCGTGCGCATCATCCAGGTACTCACCCTCTATCCCGAAGGCGGCGAGCGCCAGCTCATCCAGACCCTGACCGGCAAGGAAGTCCCACATAGCGGACTGCCGCAAGACCTGGGCGTGGTCTGCCACAACGTGGCCACCGCCGCCAGCGCACGCGACGCGGTCATCGACGGCAGGCCCCTGATCGAGCGCATCGTCACCGTGACGGGCCCGGGCATCGAAGCACCCTGCAACCTGCTGGCGCTGATCGGCACGCCGTTTTCCCATCTGATCGAAGCCGCCGGCGGCTACCGCGACAAGGTCAGCCGTCTCGTGCTTGGCGGCCCGATGTCGGGCACCGCGCTGGCCCGTGACGACATCCCGGTCAGCCGCGGCAGCAACTGCCTGCTCGCGCTCACTTCGAAAGAAGTGGCCCCGACCGCACCCACCCTGCCCTGCATCAACTGCGGCCAGTGCGTGAGCGTCTGCCCGGCCAGCCTGCTGCCGCAGATGCTGTATCGACATCTCGAAGCCGAGCAATACGACCGTGCCACTGAGCTGAACCTTGCCGACTGCATCGAATGCGGCTGCTGCGCGCAGGTCTGCCCCAGCCACATCCCGCTGGTCGATTTCTTCCGCCACGGACGCCAGGAACTGATCCGGCGCGAACTCGACGAGCGCCGTGCCGCCCTGGCCCGCCGCCGCTTCGAAGCACGCGAGGCAAGACTGGAGCGCGAGAAGGCCGAACGCGCCGCCCGCCGCAAGGCACGAGAAGAGAAACTGAAAAAACCGGACAAGGCCCAGGACGAAATCCAGGCCGCCATCGAACGCGCCCAAAACAAAAAAAGCAAGAGGTAG
- a CDS encoding RnfABCDGE type electron transport complex subunit D gives MQFKLAGAPHLPPTVTVADTMRQVLYALVPAIAAHVWFFGYGILFQIALAVAFAVGFEAIMLKLRNRPVKLFLGDYSAVVTAVLFALCMPPLAPWWITATGMLFAIVIAKHLYGGLGYNLFNPAMVGFAAVIIAFPLELSQWLAPRQLSPGLPGLAETAQAILTGSLPAATSWDAITLATPLDQIRTGVQQGLSLSEIRSDPVFGDFGGVGWEWIANFYAIGGIYLVWKRVITWHVPVAVIAATIILSTPLWMVGPDIHPAPPEHLFAGALILAAFFIATDPVSGPATIRGKLLFGAGIAILTLAIRRWGGYPDGVAFAVLLMNMAAPLIDRLTRPRTYGH, from the coding sequence ATGCAGTTCAAGCTAGCAGGCGCACCGCACCTGCCGCCGACCGTCACGGTGGCCGATACCATGCGCCAGGTGCTATACGCACTGGTGCCGGCCATTGCCGCGCATGTCTGGTTCTTCGGCTACGGCATCCTGTTCCAGATCGCGCTGGCCGTGGCCTTTGCAGTCGGTTTCGAGGCCATCATGCTCAAGCTCAGAAACCGGCCCGTAAAGCTGTTTCTGGGCGACTACAGCGCCGTGGTCACCGCCGTGCTGTTCGCGCTGTGCATGCCGCCGCTCGCACCCTGGTGGATCACCGCCACGGGCATGCTGTTTGCCATCGTTATCGCCAAGCATCTCTATGGCGGGCTGGGCTACAACCTGTTCAACCCGGCCATGGTCGGTTTCGCCGCGGTCATCATCGCCTTCCCGCTGGAACTGAGCCAGTGGCTGGCCCCGCGCCAGCTCTCCCCCGGCCTGCCCGGCCTGGCAGAAACCGCACAGGCCATCCTCACCGGCAGCCTGCCGGCCGCCACAAGCTGGGACGCCATCACCCTGGCCACGCCGCTCGACCAGATCCGCACCGGCGTGCAGCAGGGCCTGAGCCTGTCGGAGATCCGCAGCGACCCGGTCTTCGGCGACTTCGGCGGCGTAGGCTGGGAATGGATTGCCAACTTCTACGCCATCGGCGGCATCTATCTTGTCTGGAAGCGCGTCATCACCTGGCACGTGCCCGTGGCGGTGATCGCGGCCACCATCATCCTGTCGACGCCATTGTGGATGGTCGGCCCCGACATCCACCCCGCCCCGCCCGAACACCTGTTCGCCGGCGCACTGATTCTGGCCGCTTTCTTCATCGCCACCGACCCGGTTTCCGGCCCGGCCACTATCCGCGGCAAACTCCTGTTCGGCGCCGGCATCGCCATCCTCACCCTGGCCATCCGCCGCTGGGGCGGCTACCCTGACGGCGTGGCTTTCGCCGTCTTGCTGATGAACATGGCCGCCCCGCTCATCGACCGCCTGACCCGGCCAAGAACCTACGGGCATTGA
- a CDS encoding HigA family addiction module antitoxin yields the protein MRPIHPGEILREEFLEPLDMSVNALAKGLRVDATRMNEIVRQRRRVTADTAFRLAQYFGTTPEFWMNLQRDYDLKTFAASDDGDAVLREVEPLHSRPA from the coding sequence ATGAGACCAATCCATCCTGGTGAAATTCTCAGGGAGGAGTTTCTCGAACCGCTCGATATGAGTGTTAATGCGCTGGCGAAGGGTCTGAGAGTTGATGCGACCCGAATGAATGAGATTGTGAGGCAACGCCGCAGAGTGACTGCAGACACCGCTTTCAGGTTGGCTCAGTACTTCGGAACGACACCAGAATTCTGGATGAACCTGCAGCGGGACTACGATCTGAAGACTTTTGCTGCATCGGACGATGGGGATGCGGTTCTCAGAGAAGTAGAACCCTTGCATTCTCGACCAGCCTGA
- a CDS encoding helix-turn-helix transcriptional regulator: MNKFDRLYDLYRILRDRRTPIQLQSLAERLECSKPTVKRTIQKLREEFGAPITTMRGRGYLLADDGKAGLFELPGLWFNASELHALLSAHHLLSQVEPGILSEEIAPLRRRIGNILQHRRAGSGDLVRRVRIEQTGSRPVDKHRFRQACTALMRRRQLAIAYHARGTDQHTERQVSPQRLTHYRSNWYLDAWCHRRKAMRSFAFERIERLEALQQPAHEISDDELKAFSHAYGIFSGPGRHQAVLRCSPERARWLAEEQWHPDQAGRWLPDGHYELTLPYNNPTELIMDILRHGPEVEVVRPKSLRQSVAETLERTLDTYRQ; this comes from the coding sequence GTGAACAAATTCGATCGCCTCTACGATCTCTATCGCATCCTTCGCGACCGACGCACGCCGATTCAACTCCAGTCGCTTGCAGAGCGGCTGGAGTGCTCGAAGCCTACTGTCAAGCGCACCATCCAGAAACTGCGCGAAGAGTTCGGCGCACCCATAACAACCATGCGCGGCCGTGGCTACCTGCTGGCCGATGACGGCAAGGCCGGCCTGTTTGAATTGCCCGGACTGTGGTTCAACGCTTCCGAACTGCACGCCCTGCTATCGGCCCACCACCTGCTCAGCCAGGTCGAACCCGGCATTCTCAGTGAGGAAATCGCACCGCTCAGGCGGCGGATCGGCAACATCCTCCAACACCGCCGTGCCGGCAGCGGCGACCTGGTCAGGCGGGTGCGCATCGAGCAGACCGGCTCCCGACCAGTCGACAAGCACCGCTTTCGCCAGGCCTGCACGGCACTGATGCGTCGGCGGCAACTGGCCATCGCCTATCATGCCCGTGGCACCGACCAGCACACCGAACGACAAGTCTCGCCCCAGCGCCTGACCCATTACCGCAGCAACTGGTACCTGGATGCCTGGTGCCATCGTCGCAAGGCCATGCGAAGTTTCGCCTTCGAACGGATCGAACGCCTGGAAGCACTGCAACAGCCGGCACATGAAATCAGCGATGACGAACTCAAAGCATTCTCACATGCCTACGGCATCTTCTCCGGCCCCGGCCGACACCAGGCGGTGCTGCGCTGCAGCCCCGAACGCGCCCGCTGGCTGGCCGAAGAACAATGGCACCCCGACCAGGCCGGCCGCTGGCTCCCCGACGGCCACTACGAACTGACCCTGCCCTACAACAACCCCACCGAACTGATCATGGACATCCTGCGCCACGGCCCGGAAGTCGAAGTCGTCCGCCCCAAGTCACTTCGACAGTCCGTCGCCGAAACGCTTGAAAGAACCCTCGACACCTACCGCCAGTAG
- the cas3 gene encoding CRISPR-associated helicase Cas3', whose translation MGYSNFFRKATGHAAYPFQEQLALGAWPDILNVPTGLGKTAAVTLAWLYRRRELQDSEIPRRLVWCLPMRVLVEQTRTNVESWLKELGCYGEPGDGQVSVSLLMGGEPSLREAQWASFPDEDAILIGTQDMLLSRALMRGYGMSRYQWPVHFGLLHNDALWVYDEVQLMGPALPTTAQLDAFRHRHGTSKPARSLWVSATLDSRWLATVDFRDRMDQLTISGLTDNDRKENEVTRRLNAEKSLLPSRTCLTKETAKKKAASYIQSLAAEVAESHHDGQQTLVIVNRVERAQALYKALRKQLPDTDTLLLHARFRPPERKAIEKALQQDPAKDGSGRVVIATQAVEAGVDISSAVLFTELAPWSSLVQRFGRCNRHGEHQEARVYWIDIEDDAGEAAPYTSEALQNARQRVKELDSACPSNLPRFEESAPLYPVLRHKDLMQLFDTDPDLSGFDVDVSPYIRDPGSPQLQVFWRDFTGQPDTEISPARDELCPAGLGQFKEFLSRKGRDAWAWDPLGERWQPTRQPRPGQILLLRSADGGYDRELGFDRDAKRSVDVITQAVERTEEPPESNDAELLTFIGQAIELAEHSQDAEAELRFLADRLDLPAWQQKAAATADLWHDLGKAHEAFQRGIQPDYEPGTSPMLAKSGGRGRPDYHVLDEDGNRIVRRGFRHELASMLAWLKHGDHADHKDLIAYLICAHHGRIRMRLRALPNEPSPPEPERLFSRGLWDRDRLPEIRLNGMTVPETELRLDLMQLGRGPDGPSWTERTHRLLDLHGPFELAWLEALVRIADWKASRAESGSGGRT comes from the coding sequence ATGGGATATAGCAATTTTTTTCGAAAAGCCACTGGACACGCCGCCTATCCGTTTCAAGAACAGTTGGCACTCGGGGCCTGGCCAGACATTCTCAATGTCCCCACCGGACTTGGCAAGACCGCAGCGGTAACCCTGGCGTGGCTGTACCGGCGCCGAGAGCTACAGGACAGCGAGATACCGCGTCGGCTGGTCTGGTGTCTGCCCATGCGGGTACTGGTCGAACAAACTCGCACAAATGTCGAATCCTGGCTAAAGGAGCTCGGTTGCTACGGAGAACCTGGAGACGGGCAGGTATCCGTTAGCCTGTTGATGGGAGGAGAGCCGTCCTTGCGAGAAGCGCAGTGGGCATCCTTTCCTGATGAAGACGCCATTCTGATCGGTACCCAGGACATGCTGCTGTCGCGTGCCTTGATGCGAGGCTACGGCATGAGTCGTTACCAATGGCCAGTTCATTTCGGCCTGCTGCACAACGACGCCCTGTGGGTCTACGACGAGGTCCAGTTGATGGGGCCTGCCCTGCCGACAACCGCCCAGCTTGATGCCTTCCGCCATCGCCATGGGACAAGCAAGCCTGCAAGAAGCCTCTGGGTGTCCGCAACACTGGATTCCCGGTGGCTTGCCACGGTGGACTTTCGAGACCGGATGGACCAATTGACCATATCAGGGCTCACGGATAATGACAGGAAGGAGAATGAAGTCACCAGACGGCTGAACGCGGAAAAGTCGTTGCTGCCGTCCAGGACCTGCCTCACCAAGGAGACGGCGAAGAAGAAGGCAGCCTCCTATATCCAGTCACTGGCAGCGGAAGTGGCCGAATCACACCATGATGGCCAGCAAACACTGGTCATCGTCAATCGAGTGGAACGTGCCCAGGCGCTTTACAAGGCACTGCGAAAGCAACTGCCTGACACCGACACATTACTTTTGCACGCGCGCTTTCGCCCTCCGGAACGAAAGGCTATAGAAAAGGCATTGCAGCAGGATCCCGCCAAAGACGGGAGTGGACGAGTGGTCATTGCCACCCAGGCAGTTGAGGCGGGCGTGGATATTTCCAGTGCGGTGTTGTTTACTGAACTGGCGCCATGGTCCTCCCTGGTACAGCGGTTCGGTCGCTGCAATCGACACGGTGAGCACCAGGAGGCCCGGGTTTACTGGATCGACATCGAAGACGATGCCGGCGAGGCTGCACCGTACACGAGTGAGGCCTTGCAGAATGCCCGACAGCGTGTAAAAGAGCTGGATTCGGCCTGCCCTTCGAACCTCCCCCGTTTTGAAGAATCAGCGCCGCTGTATCCCGTTCTGAGACACAAGGACCTGATGCAACTTTTCGATACCGATCCAGACCTGTCAGGTTTCGATGTCGATGTTTCACCATACATTCGTGATCCCGGCAGCCCACAACTGCAGGTCTTCTGGCGTGATTTCACTGGCCAGCCAGATACCGAGATTTCGCCTGCTCGGGATGAGCTCTGTCCAGCCGGCCTTGGACAGTTCAAGGAATTCCTTTCCAGAAAAGGACGAGACGCCTGGGCCTGGGACCCACTGGGTGAACGCTGGCAGCCCACCAGACAGCCACGCCCGGGACAGATCCTGCTCCTCAGGTCTGCTGACGGGGGCTATGACCGAGAACTTGGCTTTGATCGTGATGCCAAACGCAGCGTCGATGTCATAACCCAGGCAGTCGAGCGGACAGAAGAACCGCCAGAATCAAACGATGCTGAATTGCTCACATTCATAGGGCAGGCGATCGAACTCGCTGAGCATTCGCAGGATGCTGAGGCCGAACTCAGATTTCTGGCCGATAGACTGGACTTGCCTGCCTGGCAGCAAAAGGCAGCTGCGACTGCCGACCTTTGGCACGACCTTGGAAAGGCTCACGAGGCTTTCCAACGCGGCATCCAGCCCGACTACGAGCCTGGAACATCCCCGATGCTGGCCAAGTCTGGCGGCCGGGGCAGACCCGACTATCACGTCCTCGACGAGGATGGAAACCGCATTGTACGCAGGGGTTTCCGCCACGAGCTGGCCTCCATGCTGGCATGGCTGAAGCACGGAGACCATGCCGATCACAAGGACCTGATTGCCTACCTGATCTGCGCCCATCATGGAAGGATCCGCATGCGGCTGCGTGCGCTGCCCAATGAACCCTCCCCCCCTGAGCCGGAGCGACTGTTTTCCCGTGGTCTATGGGATAGAGATCGACTCCCGGAGATCAGACTTAACGGAATGACCGTGCCAGAGACCGAGTTGAGACTGGACCTCATGCAACTGGGTCGTGGACCCGATGGGCCATCCTGGACTGAACGAACACACCGCCTGCTCGACTTGCACGGGCCATTCGAACTGGCCTGGCTCGAGGCACTGGTCCGCATTGCAGACTGGAAAGCGAGTCGCGCGGAGTCGGGATCCGGGGGCAGGACATGA
- a CDS encoding nucleotidyltransferase, whose translation MKLSTIQTICRALNEAGVNYLVVGGVAVNSYGYIRATQDLDLVVALSEDNARAAMETLTSLGYKPRVPVQAEEFVDPDKRRRWIKEKGMTVFSMFNDNWPETTVDVFVDEPFDFDTEHESAEIHPIGAGVDVPFISIESLIDMKEQVGRDRDRDDVTHLRWILQERGAGEKE comes from the coding sequence ATGAAACTATCCACCATCCAGACCATATGCCGAGCCCTTAACGAAGCTGGCGTCAACTACCTGGTCGTGGGTGGTGTTGCCGTCAACAGCTACGGATACATCCGGGCAACCCAGGATCTCGACCTGGTTGTTGCCTTGTCCGAGGACAACGCCCGAGCCGCCATGGAAACCCTCACGAGTCTGGGCTACAAGCCACGCGTCCCGGTTCAGGCCGAGGAGTTCGTTGACCCGGACAAGCGCCGGCGCTGGATCAAGGAGAAAGGGATGACGGTATTCTCGATGTTCAATGACAACTGGCCGGAAACAACGGTGGATGTATTCGTTGACGAACCGTTCGACTTCGACACGGAGCACGAATCGGCCGAGATTCATCCAATCGGCGCCGGAGTCGATGTCCCGTTCATCTCCATCGAGAGCCTGATTGACATGAAGGAACAAGTCGGTCGAGATCGGGACCGGGATGACGTCACTCATCTGCGCTGGATACTCCAGGAACGAGGAGCAGGAGAGAAGGAATGA
- the csx17 gene encoding type I-U CRISPR-associated protein Csx17 → MSDQRNWDAATWEGSRKAQLRRALGLSVEQRLQELDELTETARQLASRNQHGTASADGAAQARDSEDHPHYKAPPPRSVLPLPGCNPVPLAGYLKALGAFRLIAEQVDPQACGYWNADQFILVTELDRDDLREFLLQRYRPTPVLAPWNGGSGFYYREEKLKEVDPDTGKRKKTGRRTEPTKATRAVDTILSGNAIRLADYRQAAFQAKEIIQNLGYEKAPGDEEKYQLAQALRGDLSDKGLEAFDAVLMLSGEKLNFPPLLGTGGNDGNLDFTNNFMQRLLEVIDPDTGEATEPAGSWLDGALFGQPIPELASAAIGQFAPGNAGGPNSTAGFEGGSLINPWDFILMIEGALMFAATATRRLESAQQGTLSYPFTVRPTGSGSGGTALSDEGPARAEIWLPIWSSPCSLNELHVLFSEGRATIGRRPAKDGLDFARAISRLGVDRGLEGFQRYGFMMRSGKAYLATPLNRIAVRRNPAADLIANLEGSSHWLERFRQLGRSKGASASVRSLVRLLEDGIFELAQASDDRTKATQRLLTILGEIQLYLARSPSARDPNGGNCPPVPWLKPDWLADDGSDELAIAAALAGLHGRSLEDGRMQTRLPMRVHLAPDDGKSRPAWLEGKSHLNVWGQGPLESNLANATRQRLLAADRLDLEDKPFRFTRTCSLASVARWLAGDLDTARIAALLPGLALIRLPRGGQQRREMDFPVPAVYRLLKPFFCTDAQLREAGLLPADRNLPLPGELVRRIVTNDLSGAVGIARRRLRAAGVRCPLPAISAPEVDGMRLLAALLAPVSGFELARLLPRERRTESNETT, encoded by the coding sequence ATGAGCGACCAACGCAATTGGGATGCAGCCACCTGGGAAGGCAGTCGCAAGGCGCAGCTTCGGCGTGCACTGGGGCTCTCGGTTGAACAGCGTTTACAGGAGCTCGACGAATTAACGGAAACTGCGCGACAGCTCGCCTCCCGAAATCAGCACGGGACGGCGTCAGCGGATGGAGCTGCTCAAGCTCGAGACTCTGAGGACCACCCCCACTACAAGGCTCCGCCTCCCCGCAGCGTACTACCACTGCCGGGCTGCAACCCCGTCCCGCTGGCTGGCTATCTCAAGGCTCTGGGCGCTTTCAGGCTCATTGCAGAGCAGGTTGACCCACAAGCATGTGGGTACTGGAACGCAGACCAATTCATATTGGTGACCGAACTCGACCGGGATGACTTGCGAGAATTTCTGCTGCAACGCTATCGACCCACACCGGTGCTGGCACCCTGGAATGGTGGCAGTGGATTTTACTATCGCGAGGAAAAGCTAAAGGAGGTTGATCCTGATACCGGCAAGCGAAAGAAAACAGGACGTCGAACAGAGCCAACTAAAGCTACGCGCGCCGTAGACACAATCCTTTCAGGGAATGCTATTCGTTTGGCTGATTATCGGCAAGCAGCTTTCCAAGCCAAGGAAATCATTCAAAATCTTGGCTATGAGAAAGCACCCGGGGACGAGGAAAAGTACCAGTTGGCACAAGCACTACGCGGTGATCTTTCCGATAAGGGACTGGAAGCATTCGATGCTGTTTTGATGCTGTCTGGAGAAAAGTTGAACTTCCCGCCATTATTGGGCACTGGCGGCAACGACGGCAATTTGGACTTCACAAATAACTTTATGCAGCGACTGCTCGAGGTCATTGACCCGGACACCGGCGAAGCCACGGAACCGGCAGGCTCCTGGCTTGATGGTGCCCTGTTTGGCCAACCCATACCGGAACTTGCCTCAGCTGCCATTGGACAGTTTGCTCCCGGCAATGCAGGCGGCCCGAACTCGACGGCAGGATTCGAAGGTGGATCACTGATCAATCCGTGGGATTTCATTCTCATGATCGAGGGCGCGCTGATGTTTGCCGCGACCGCCACACGGCGATTGGAAAGCGCGCAGCAAGGCACCCTGAGCTATCCGTTTACCGTACGTCCTACCGGCTCCGGTTCAGGTGGCACCGCACTGAGTGACGAAGGCCCCGCACGTGCCGAAATCTGGTTGCCTATATGGTCCAGCCCTTGCAGCCTCAATGAACTCCATGTTCTGTTCTCCGAGGGTCGAGCCACCATTGGCAGGCGCCCGGCAAAAGACGGGCTGGATTTTGCTCGGGCCATTTCCAGGCTGGGTGTCGACAGAGGCCTTGAAGGTTTTCAGCGCTACGGCTTCATGATGCGCTCCGGAAAAGCCTACCTGGCCACTCCCCTCAATCGCATAGCAGTTCGCCGCAACCCGGCAGCTGACCTGATTGCCAATCTTGAAGGCAGCAGTCACTGGCTGGAACGATTCCGACAACTTGGCCGCAGCAAGGGAGCGAGTGCCAGCGTACGCTCCCTTGTGCGCCTGCTGGAAGATGGCATCTTCGAGCTTGCGCAGGCTTCCGACGACCGCACAAAAGCCACCCAACGACTGCTGACGATTCTCGGAGAGATCCAGTTGTACCTGGCGCGTAGCCCTTCGGCGCGTGATCCCAATGGCGGAAACTGCCCACCGGTGCCCTGGCTCAAACCGGACTGGCTGGCCGACGATGGCAGCGACGAACTGGCCATTGCTGCCGCACTGGCCGGGCTGCACGGTCGCAGCCTTGAAGATGGTCGCATGCAAACCCGGTTGCCAATGCGCGTCCATCTGGCACCGGATGACGGAAAAAGTCGCCCTGCCTGGCTGGAGGGCAAGAGCCACTTGAATGTCTGGGGACAGGGCCCACTGGAGAGCAACCTGGCCAATGCGACCCGGCAGAGACTGCTGGCCGCGGACCGCCTGGATCTTGAAGACAAGCCGTTTCGCTTCACACGGACCTGCAGTCTCGCATCTGTAGCCCGCTGGCTGGCCGGCGATCTGGACACCGCAAGAATTGCTGCACTGCTACCGGGGCTGGCGTTGATCAGACTGCCACGCGGTGGACAGCAACGCCGCGAAATGGACTTTCCGGTGCCTGCCGTCTACCGCCTCCTGAAGCCCTTCTTCTGCACCGACGCTCAACTCAGGGAGGCCGGATTGCTTCCCGCCGACCGCAACCTGCCACTGCCCGGCGAGCTGGTGCGGCGGATAGTGACCAACGATCTCTCCGGTGCTGTCGGCATTGCCCGAAGACGGTTGCGGGCCGCCGGAGTGCGTTGTCCGCTGCCAGCCATTTCGGCACCGGAAGTCGACGGAATGCGGCTTCTCGCTGCCTTGCTGGCCCCCGTTTCCGGATTCGAACTGGCCAGGCTCCTTCCCCGGGAACGCAGAACCGAAAGCAACGAAACCACATGA